The window TCTGGTAGTGAGATTTCAGCCTGTCAAACGACTCCTCCAGTCGAGCCTGGTTCTCCTTCACCTGGTTAAACTCCTGCAAGATTCCCTCAAACCCGGAACCGGGCAGCTCCAGGGTGTTGGTTTTCGAGGTGGATGGCTCCAGGGGGACCCCGGACGTGCTGTTGGCCCCCGAGCCTGAGGTGCCGCTGGAGCACTCCTCCTCGCTGCCGTACCGCGAGCCAAACTGCAGCTGGCCGCAGATGCCCAGGGCCTTGAGGCACTCCTCGGCCTGTCCTTCGTCCAGTGGCTCCTTCAGGCCTGGGATATTGTCTGCGCTGCCGAACCGGTTCCGCAGGAGTGACGCAGCTGTGTGAGTGGCCTGGGAGAAGCTGGACAGGCCACCCCTCATGCTGCCTACCACCCCCTCGCTGAAGCCTGTCACCTTGGCACCCACGTCTCTCAGGCCCTGCTGCACATCCCGCAGCACGTCCTTGGGCTGCCGGGGAATGCCGTTGTGCTCGACCTCCCGCAGCTTGTGGTGGTAGTGTTCCAGCTTGCGCTGCAGCTGTAGGATGGCCTGGGCTGACTTCTGGTTCTTCTTCTCGAAGGCGTGCTTGATACGGCTGCCCTGCTGGCGGTCTGCGCTGCCCACCAGTTTCAGGTACTCAGCCACATTGTCATCGCGCACCGTCTGCTCCACTTTCAGCTGCTCGGTCAGCCGGAGTACCTTCTGCTGGAGCTGGGCAATGGCTGCCCTAGTCCTCTGTGGGTCCAGGCCGCTGTCCACGCTCTCCGTGCTGACCCCGCCATCAGAGCCTGAGGCTATCACACTTGACGGGGCCAAGCTGTTCAGCTCCAGCCGCTCAATCTGCAAAGACACAATCCCAGGGTCAGTACCAGCTCCTGCCAAAGCGCCACACAAAACGGGCAAGCACTCCATTTCAGGCACAAAGTGAGAAATAACCACATTCTAGTGGATATGCACCCACAATAAGACAGGCTACAAAACCTCAGggtgttttctctggagcagcaagGCTGAACGGAGGcttgacagaagtctataaaattatgagagacatagatagggttgactgtcagaatctttttccccacCGAGACTTGAAATGTCTCATATCAGGGGggatacatttaaggtgagagagggggaaaagTTCATAGGAGACTTGAGGGGCAAGTGTTTTTATTTAGTGTTTTATTTACAGAGTGGTAGGATTCTGGAACAagcccaggacagaaatggctagcacgaggggtcatagttttaagctggttggtggaaagtatagaggggatgtcagaggcaggttctttacgcagagagttgtgagagcatggaatgcgttgccagcagcagttgtggaagcaaggtcactggggtcatttaagagactgctggacatgtatatggtcacagaaatttgagggtgcatacatgaggatcaagggtcggcacaacattgtgggctgaagggcctgttctgtgctgtactgttctatgttctatgttctaagctgcCAGGagttgatggtggaggcagatacaataggggcattttaGGGACTTTTAGGTAAACACgtaaatatgcaaggaatagagggatatggaccaagggattAGTTCAGTCTGGCATCAA of the Stegostoma tigrinum isolate sSteTig4 chromosome 11, sSteTig4.hap1, whole genome shotgun sequence genome contains:
- the LOC125460529 gene encoding transmembrane and coiled-coil domains protein 1-like isoform X2, translating into MYWKKRQQQRYNKVRVKQNSCRKPASSLIERLELNSLAPSSVIASGSDGGVSTESVDSGLDPQRTRAAIAQLQQKVLRLTEQLKVEQTVRDDNVAEYLKLVGSADRQQGSRIKHAFEKKNQKSAQAILQLQRKLEHYHHKLREVEHNGIPRQPKDVLRDVQQGLRDVGAKVTGFSEGVVGSMRGGLSSFSQATHTAASLLRNRFGSADNIPGLKEPLDEGQAEECLKALGICGQLQFGSRYGSEEECSSGTSGSGANSTSGVPLEPSTSKTNTLELPGSGFEGILQEFNQVKENQARLEESFDRLKSHYQRDYTLMLQTLQEERYRCERLEDQLNDLTELHQNEIHNLKQELASMEEKIAYQSYERARDIQEALEACQTRISKMELQQQQQQVVQLEGLENGTARTLLGKLINVLLAVMAVLLVFVSTLVPLMKTRSRTFSTLFFLVFLGLTWRNWQAISGSLGQLIPVLT
- the LOC125460529 gene encoding transmembrane and coiled-coil domains protein 1-like isoform X5 → MYWKKRQQQRYNKIERLELNSLAPSSVIASGSDGGVSTESVDSGLDPQRTRAAIAQLQQKVLRLTEQLKVEQTVRDDNVAEYLKLVGSADRQQGSRIKHAFEKKNQKSAQAILQLQRKLEHYHHKLREVEHNGIPRQPKDVLRDVQQGLRDVGAKVTGFSEGVVGSMRGGLSSFSQATHTAASLLRNRFGSADNIPGLKEPLDEGQAEECLKALGICGQLQFGSRYGSEEECSSGTSGSGANSTSGVPLEPSTSKTNTLELPGSGFEGILQEFNQVKENQARLEESFDRLKSHYQRDYTLMLQTLQEERYRCERLEDQLNDLTELHQNEIHNLKQELASMEEKIAYQSYERARDIQEALEACQTRISKMELQQQQQQVVQLEGLENGTARTLLGKLINVLLAVMAVLLVFVSTLVPLMKTRSRTFSTLFFLVFLGLTWRNWQAISGSLGQLIPVLT
- the LOC125460529 gene encoding transmembrane and coiled-coil domains protein 1-like isoform X3, which gives rise to MMKRGSSLHSRRSKLDTPRGSPQTSHKPASDGMSCLLSHSSRPRSASTTDAPTSSSFVEPVTFSPHVGDELDRIERLELNSLAPSSVIASGSDGGVSTESVDSGLDPQRTRAAIAQLQQKVLRLTEQLKVEQTVRDDNVAEYLKLVGSADRQQGSRIKHAFEKKNQKSAQAILQLQRKLEHYHHKLREVEHNGIPRQPKDVLRDVQQGLRDVGAKVTGFSEGVVGSMRGGLSSFSQATHTAASLLRNRFGSADNIPGLKEPLDEGQAEECLKALGICGQLQFGSRYGSEEECSSGTSGSGANSTSGVPLEPSTSKTNTLELPGSGFEGILQEFNQVKENQARLEESFDRLKSHYQRDYTLMLQTLQEERYRCERLEDQLNDLTELHQNEIHNLKQELASMEEKIAYQSYERARDIQEALEACQTRISKMELQQQQQQVVQLEGLENGTARTLLGKLINVLLAVMAVLLVFVSTLVPLMKTRSRTFSTLFFLVFLGLTWRNWQAISGSLGQLIPVLT
- the LOC125460529 gene encoding transmembrane and coiled-coil domains protein 1-like isoform X4, whose translation is MVQRLNLRRQFSKIERLELNSLAPSSVIASGSDGGVSTESVDSGLDPQRTRAAIAQLQQKVLRLTEQLKVEQTVRDDNVAEYLKLVGSADRQQGSRIKHAFEKKNQKSAQAILQLQRKLEHYHHKLREVEHNGIPRQPKDVLRDVQQGLRDVGAKVTGFSEGVVGSMRGGLSSFSQATHTAASLLRNRFGSADNIPGLKEPLDEGQAEECLKALGICGQLQFGSRYGSEEECSSGTSGSGANSTSGVPLEPSTSKTNTLELPGSGFEGILQEFNQVKENQARLEESFDRLKSHYQRDYTLMLQTLQEERYRCERLEDQLNDLTELHQNEIHNLKQELASMEEKIAYQSYERARDIQEALEACQTRISKMELQQQQQQVVQLEGLENGTARTLLGKLINVLLAVMAVLLVFVSTLVPLMKTRSRTFSTLFFLVFLGLTWRNWQAISGSLGQLIPVLT
- the LOC125460529 gene encoding transmembrane and coiled-coil domains protein 1-like isoform X6, whose product is MSPGKIERLELNSLAPSSVIASGSDGGVSTESVDSGLDPQRTRAAIAQLQQKVLRLTEQLKVEQTVRDDNVAEYLKLVGSADRQQGSRIKHAFEKKNQKSAQAILQLQRKLEHYHHKLREVEHNGIPRQPKDVLRDVQQGLRDVGAKVTGFSEGVVGSMRGGLSSFSQATHTAASLLRNRFGSADNIPGLKEPLDEGQAEECLKALGICGQLQFGSRYGSEEECSSGTSGSGANSTSGVPLEPSTSKTNTLELPGSGFEGILQEFNQVKENQARLEESFDRLKSHYQRDYTLMLQTLQEERYRCERLEDQLNDLTELHQNEIHNLKQELASMEEKIAYQSYERARDIQEALEACQTRISKMELQQQQQQVVQLEGLENGTARTLLGKLINVLLAVMAVLLVFVSTLVPLMKTRSRTFSTLFFLVFLGLTWRNWQAISGSLGQLIPVLT